A region of Vespula vulgaris chromosome 1, iyVesVulg1.1, whole genome shotgun sequence DNA encodes the following proteins:
- the LOC127070029 gene encoding uncharacterized protein LOC127070029 isoform X1, producing the protein MTMSSSKTGWDYPYFDPTEIMTSVYQPAPIPEEEFLPRKKQIPDTHINNNNSSIFEGMKTNVQTTNAMELKEVDVIAPTKSVATLTVVQPGSIPCQNSGCKNWGTHGVPESPWHILKTIFLVSIIVTLIIWILIYALLAQYQIF; encoded by the exons ATGACGATGTCGTCATCTAAAACTGGGTGGGATTACCCATATTTTGACCCTACTGAAATAATGACCTCGGTCTATCAACCGGCACCAATTCCAGAAGAAGAATTTCTTCCTCGAAAAAAACAGATACCAGATACACAC ataaacaataataattcgtcAATATTCGAAGGAATGAAAACAAATGTACAAACTACCAATGCAATGGAATTGAAAGAAGTGGATGTGATCGCACCAACGAAGAGTGTCGCAACGTTGACTGTTGTGCAACCAGGAAGTATACCGTGTCAAAATAGTGGTTGCAAAAACTGGGGAACTCATGGTGTACCTGAAAGTCCCTGGCACATActtaaaacaatatttctcgtttctattATTGTTACGTTAATTATATGGATATTGATTTACGCGCTGCTAGCACAATATCAAATATTCTGA
- the LOC127070029 gene encoding uncharacterized protein LOC127070029 isoform X2, translating to MKCFGSFFKHTWHPQQINNNNSSIFEGMKTNVQTTNAMELKEVDVIAPTKSVATLTVVQPGSIPCQNSGCKNWGTHGVPESPWHILKTIFLVSIIVTLIIWILIYALLAQYQIF from the exons ATGAAGTGTTTCGGGAGTTTCTTCAAGCATACTTGGCATCCGCAACAG ataaacaataataattcgtcAATATTCGAAGGAATGAAAACAAATGTACAAACTACCAATGCAATGGAATTGAAAGAAGTGGATGTGATCGCACCAACGAAGAGTGTCGCAACGTTGACTGTTGTGCAACCAGGAAGTATACCGTGTCAAAATAGTGGTTGCAAAAACTGGGGAACTCATGGTGTACCTGAAAGTCCCTGGCACATActtaaaacaatatttctcgtttctattATTGTTACGTTAATTATATGGATATTGATTTACGCGCTGCTAGCACAATATCAAATATTCTGA